Genomic window (Apteryx mantelli isolate bAptMan1 chromosome 32, bAptMan1.hap1, whole genome shotgun sequence):
TGACCGACTGGGAGACGGCGCCTGCCGTCACGGAGACCCCTGACATCAAACTGTTTGGCAAGTGGAGCACGGACGACGTGCAGATCAATGACATCTCCCTCCAGGTATTTTTTTGGGCGGGGGAGAAAGGTTTAAACGAGGGCTCTGGGTGCTCTCTGTTCCCCGCTCGGCACCCTCCGCGCGCTCCCGAGTCTCACGGCGGCGTGGCGCGGGGGGGTCGCTGACCGTCTGTGCCCCGCCAGGACTACATCGCCGTCAAGGAGAAGTACGCCAAGTACCTGCCCCACAGCGCCGGGCGCTACGCGGCCAAGCGCTTCCGCAAGGCGCAGTGCCCCATCGTGGAGCGCCTCACCAACTCCATGATGATGCACGGCCGCAACAACGGCAAGAAGCTCATGACCGTGCGCATCGTCAAGCACGCCTTCGAGATCATCCACCTGCTCACCGGAGAggtggggggcggcgccgcggggaaatcggggcgccggggcggccagGGGCGTCGAGACGTGGCGACGGGGGTGGTTTTCGGGTGGGTGACGGGGCCTGGATTAGGCGCGAGGTGACGCGGGGCCGCCGCAGGGTGCCCGCAGCTCACTTCTCCCCCCCTCCTGCGCCTCGGCAGAACCCCCTGCAAGTCCTGGTTAACGCCATCATCAACAGCGGACCCCGCGAGGACTCGACCCGCATTGGCCGCGCCGGCACCGTCAGGAGACAGGCCGTGGACGTGTCCCCGCTGCGCCGCGTCAACCAGGCGAGTCCcctgctttttcctctccctccgcGCGCCCCCACTTGAGGGTTTCCCCACCGGGTCCCCCCCCCTGGCCCTGACGCCTCCCGCTTCCCCCAGGCCATCTGGCTGCTGTGCACCGGGGCCCGCGAAGCCGCTTTCCGCAACATCAAGACCATCGCCGAGTGCCTGGCGGACGAGCTCATCAACGCTGCCAAGGTGAGGTGGCGGGAAGGGAGGAGGGGACGAGGGATGGGGCTGGCGCCCTCTTTTTGGGGGTCCCTCAGCTCCACGGGTGGCTCTTGGTGCCGGCGCTCGCGGCCTCACCGCTCTgatcttgcccccccccccccagggctcctcCAACTCTTACGCCATCAAGAAGAAGGACGAGCTGGAGCGCGTGGCCAAGTCCAACCGCTAAAAGACGCTGCTGCGGCCTCGCGAATAAAGTTCATTTCTATTCTCTCTGGTGCCCTCTCTGCCCTCAGGCTGGTCAAAGCGTGGGAGCGGGCCTTTTCCTCCTGTATCCCGGCCTGGTGCTGCCTCCAGGTGGGAAGAGGGGATCCAGGGGATGCCCTGGCCTGGGCGCGTGCGTAGCTGAGgcctggcagagctggggggAAGGCGGAGGCTGCTGCTTTGTCCCCCGGCACGGGGATTCCCCAGCTCAGCCCTCATTCCCAGTCCCGGCGCTGGACGGAGAACTTCCCCGTGCCTGGGAACGGGGAAGTTGGGACTTGAGCTGATCCGTTCTGTGCCTGCTGCGCTCCCTCTTTCCCTTTGCCCCTGGAGCCGGTGGGGATCTGGGACCAGAAGAGGAAGGAGCCGGGCTGCCAGTGGCTCCGGGGAGGGGCcggaggaggaagaaaggcccCGGTTAAATATAACAGAGGCACCTCCCTGCGGGTGACTGGGGGAGAGGGCTTTGCCCTGGGAACCAGTTCCTCCAGCCGCCCGGGTGGCCCCGGCCAGTCGGAGCGGAGCCAAGGCCGGGGGTTGGATCTGGGGCTCCGGCGCTGGCGGAGGCTGGTGCCTGCGGGACGGATAAGCGCCGGCTTCCCGCGCGGTGCCCGCCACGGCGTGGGGCGTCTGTGCCCAGGGTTTTACCCCTGGGGGGGTGCCGGGAGCGGGTCTGGCGTAGCGCGGTGCCGGGGGCGTGACGGCGGCGAGCGTCCTCCCCAGGGCGCGAGTTCCAGGCGGG
Coding sequences:
- the RPS5 gene encoding small ribosomal subunit protein uS7, translated to MTDWETAPAVTETPDIKLFGKWSTDDVQINDISLQDYIAVKEKYAKYLPHSAGRYAAKRFRKAQCPIVERLTNSMMMHGRNNGKKLMTVRIVKHAFEIIHLLTGENPLQVLVNAIINSGPREDSTRIGRAGTVRRQAVDVSPLRRVNQAIWLLCTGAREAAFRNIKTIAECLADELINAAKGSSNSYAIKKKDELERVAKSNR